In a single window of the Olivibacter sp. SDN3 genome:
- the rplI gene encoding 50S ribosomal protein L9: MEIILKQDIKKLGEKDDIVTVKNGYGRNYLIPQGLAILATPSAKKVLAENIKQAQFKQEKIKKDATELAAKLESVKLTIGAKAGESGKIFGSVNTIQVADALKKEGFEVDRRRITFDVEPKELGEYTANLNLHKEVKVQVPFEVIAE; this comes from the coding sequence ATGGAAATCATTTTAAAACAAGATATTAAGAAACTTGGCGAGAAAGACGATATCGTAACCGTAAAAAATGGTTATGGTCGTAACTATCTTATTCCACAAGGCTTAGCTATTCTAGCTACCCCTTCTGCCAAGAAAGTGCTTGCAGAAAACATCAAACAAGCGCAGTTTAAACAAGAGAAAATCAAAAAAGATGCTACGGAGCTTGCTGCTAAGTTAGAATCTGTAAAATTGACTATCGGAGCCAAAGCTGGTGAGAGTGGTAAAATCTTCGGTTCGGTGAATACTATTCAAGTTGCCGATGCCCTGAAAAAAGAAGGTTTTGAAGTAGATCGTCGTCGCATCACCTTTGATGTAGAGCCTAAAGAGCTTGGCGAATATACGGCCAACTTAAACTTACACAAAGAAGTTAAGGTACAGGTTCCTTTTGAAGTCATTGCTGAATAA
- the rpsR gene encoding 30S ribosomal protein S18 has product MARDQIQYVTAPKVEDNRKKYCRFKKNGIKYIDYKDANFLLKFVNDQGKILPRRLTGTSLKFQRKVAQAVKRARHIGLLPYVTDSLK; this is encoded by the coding sequence ATGGCAAGAGATCAAATTCAATACGTTACTGCCCCTAAGGTAGAAGATAACCGTAAAAAATATTGCCGTTTCAAAAAGAACGGAATCAAATATATTGATTACAAAGACGCAAACTTCTTATTGAAATTTGTTAATGATCAAGGTAAGATTTTACCTCGCCGCTTAACAGGAACTTCTTTGAAATTCCAACGTAAAGTAGCTCAGGCTGTGAAACGTGCACGCCATATTGGTTTATTACCTTATGTAACTGATTCATTAAAATAA
- the rpsF gene encoding 30S ribosomal protein S6 gives MQQYETVVVLTPLLSEDVAKEVIAKFKNILTENGAEIIHEDNWGLKKLAYPIEKKTTGFYHLTEFKAPGELINKLELQYKRDERIMRFLTISLDKHALAYNEKKRSGAFNKKTETKAEEAAK, from the coding sequence ATGCAACAATACGAAACCGTAGTAGTTCTTACCCCGTTGTTGTCAGAAGATGTAGCGAAAGAGGTTATTGCCAAATTCAAAAACATCCTTACTGAAAACGGAGCCGAGATTATCCATGAGGATAATTGGGGTTTGAAAAAATTAGCGTACCCTATTGAGAAAAAAACAACAGGGTTCTATCACCTAACAGAATTTAAGGCTCCAGGTGAATTGATCAATAAACTGGAACTTCAATACAAACGTGATGAGCGTATTATGCGGTTCTTAACTATTTCTTTAGACAAGCATGCCCTTGCTTATAATGAAAAGAAACGCAGCGGTGCTTTCAACAAAAAAACAGAAACTAAAGCAGAGGAGGCGGCAAAATAA
- a CDS encoding DNA polymerase III subunit gamma/tau: MDNFIVSARKYRPSTFETVVGQQHITGTLKNAIKNNQLAQAFLFCGPRGVGKTTCARILAKTINCQQLTTEVEACGVCDSCRSFQQGNSFSIHELDAASNNSVDDIRSLIEQVRIPPQTGKYKIYIIDEVHMLSTQAFNAFLKTLEEPPTYAIFILATTEKHKILPTILSRCQIFDFNRIKIEHIAQHLANIAAKEGVAYDSDGLHLIAQKADGGLRDALSMFDQIVSFSNKNVNYQAVIDNLNILDYDYYFKLTDAILEENAASALVIFDEILLNGFDGNHFINGLASHFRNLLVGKDASTLKLLEVSENIRARYLEQSQQTTVGLLLSALNIANQCEINYRTSKNQRLQVELALLKMCHIKTAVQFSSATNDNLNRQEPEKKKPDAAVTETPSVSKQEPLNPSPQKEYPGDVEKVENERETPQPTKVKIPSFKDIKLSSSIPNLNDVFKDKKEDDPNAEPEYIMGAERQSFDYENFMKVWHAYADQAKATNKITLFTLMTANAPKLRDDHKIEVIVENAIQENLLTISKIEILNDLRVKLKNFAIDLIPVQVESNVVRKPYTNQEKYQAMLAKNPLVEKLRQDFNLGFD, encoded by the coding sequence ATGGATAATTTTATTGTTTCTGCACGAAAATATCGTCCTTCAACCTTCGAAACGGTCGTTGGGCAGCAGCACATCACTGGAACGCTTAAAAATGCAATTAAGAACAACCAATTGGCTCAGGCCTTTTTGTTCTGCGGACCTCGTGGTGTTGGCAAAACTACTTGTGCGCGTATTTTAGCAAAAACAATTAACTGTCAGCAACTAACCACGGAAGTGGAGGCTTGCGGAGTGTGTGACTCATGTAGATCGTTTCAGCAGGGTAATTCTTTTAGTATCCATGAATTGGATGCCGCTTCGAATAATTCAGTAGATGATATCAGAAGTTTGATTGAACAGGTGAGGATACCACCTCAAACAGGTAAATATAAGATTTACATCATCGATGAGGTACACATGTTATCCACGCAAGCATTCAATGCTTTTCTGAAGACATTGGAAGAACCACCTACCTACGCGATCTTCATTCTGGCTACTACAGAAAAACACAAGATATTGCCGACAATATTATCGCGCTGTCAGATTTTTGATTTTAATAGAATCAAGATAGAGCATATTGCCCAGCACCTGGCTAATATCGCGGCCAAAGAAGGTGTTGCTTACGATAGCGATGGTCTGCATCTGATTGCACAGAAGGCAGACGGTGGTTTACGGGATGCCTTATCGATGTTTGATCAGATTGTTAGTTTCTCTAACAAGAATGTTAACTACCAGGCGGTAATAGATAATCTCAATATTCTGGATTACGATTACTATTTTAAACTTACAGACGCCATCCTTGAAGAAAATGCCGCCAGCGCACTGGTAATTTTTGATGAAATCTTATTAAATGGTTTTGACGGTAATCATTTCATTAATGGTTTGGCATCACATTTTAGAAATCTATTGGTGGGTAAAGATGCCAGTACGTTGAAGTTGTTGGAAGTAAGTGAAAATATTAGGGCACGTTATTTGGAACAATCACAACAGACCACAGTTGGGCTGTTATTATCTGCATTGAATATCGCCAATCAATGCGAAATTAACTATCGCACGAGTAAAAACCAACGTTTGCAGGTGGAGCTTGCCCTCTTAAAGATGTGTCATATCAAGACAGCTGTTCAGTTTAGTAGTGCTACGAATGATAATTTAAACCGGCAGGAACCGGAAAAAAAAAAGCCTGATGCGGCAGTAACCGAAACGCCTTCAGTTTCTAAGCAAGAACCACTAAATCCTAGCCCGCAAAAAGAATATCCAGGGGACGTTGAAAAAGTGGAAAACGAACGAGAGACACCCCAACCTACCAAAGTGAAAATACCTAGTTTTAAGGATATTAAACTTTCTTCTTCAATTCCTAACCTAAACGATGTGTTTAAGGATAAAAAAGAGGATGATCCTAATGCGGAACCCGAATATATAATGGGGGCCGAAAGACAAAGTTTTGACTATGAGAATTTTATGAAGGTTTGGCATGCTTATGCAGATCAAGCCAAGGCAACAAATAAGATCACTTTATTTACGTTGATGACTGCAAATGCTCCCAAATTACGGGATGATCATAAAATAGAAGTTATTGTTGAAAATGCGATACAAGAAAATTTGCTGACGATATCAAAAATAGAGATTTTAAATGACCTTAGGGTGAAACTTAAGAATTTTGCTATTGACCTGATTCCCGTACAGGTGGAGTCGAATGTGGTTCGCAAACCTTATACCAATCAGGAAAAATACCAAGCAATGCTCGCCAAAAATCCGCTCGTTGAAAAGCTACGACAAGATTTTAATCTGGGATTCGACTAA